In a genomic window of Bacteroidales bacterium:
- a CDS encoding YwbE family protein translates to MQESKLSGKNRSNIKIGQEVEIIQKQHQRTGELTDGFVYKILTKSKHHPHGIKVELDTGEVGRVQNILGAE, encoded by the coding sequence ATGCAAGAATCAAAACTTTCAGGCAAAAACCGAAGCAATATTAAAATAGGACAGGAAGTTGAGATTATTCAAAAACAACATCAAAGAACCGGAGAATTAACCGACGGTTTTGTGTACAAAATTTTAACAAAATCTAAACACCATCCGCACGGAATTAAAGTTGAACTGGATACAGGAGAAGTCGGGCGTGTTCAAAATATTTTGGGTGCTGAATAA
- a CDS encoding DUF3592 domain-containing protein: protein MKNRFKSKYSASRNRFTSSEATIVKENTIPVFIKIAVMFSDIMATIGLVFTLFGGIFLFVMLVSVQFNTISVSDNSPSVNGEITDIIPTNTYINNNQVFEYHYKFKNKEGIQYSGISFASHRYDRPGDNVAVRYNEINPEESVIAGMETEQFPKWVLLFLLIFPVAGITMLYFGIKKGIRNVNILKFGKVAFGTYSRKEATNVSINKQAVYKFYFDFIATDGNLYTATGNTHKTYLLEDEGKEPVIYNSGNPEEAVLVDTLPKSVRRFFKKEIDKKVK, encoded by the coding sequence ATGAAAAACAGATTTAAATCTAAATATTCGGCAAGCAGGAACCGATTCACATCAAGTGAAGCAACAATTGTAAAAGAGAATACAATTCCGGTGTTTATAAAAATTGCTGTTATGTTTTCAGATATTATGGCAACAATCGGATTAGTATTTACACTTTTCGGCGGAATTTTCTTATTTGTTATGTTGGTTTCCGTTCAGTTTAACACAATTTCGGTTTCTGATAATTCTCCTTCTGTTAACGGAGAAATTACAGATATAATACCTACCAACACCTATATTAATAATAATCAGGTTTTTGAATATCATTATAAATTTAAAAATAAAGAAGGAATTCAATACTCAGGCATCTCTTTTGCAAGCCATAGATATGACAGACCCGGAGATAATGTTGCAGTAAGGTATAATGAAATAAATCCGGAGGAATCAGTTATTGCAGGAATGGAAACCGAACAATTTCCTAAGTGGGTATTATTGTTTTTGTTGATATTTCCCGTTGCAGGTATAACCATGCTTTATTTCGGTATTAAAAAAGGAATCCGAAACGTTAATATTCTTAAATTCGGGAAAGTTGCTTTCGGAACTTACAGCAGAAAAGAGGCAACCAATGTAAGTATAAATAAGCAGGCTGTTTATAAGTTTTATTTTGATTTTATTGCAACAGACGGTAATTTATATACTGCAACAGGAAATACCCACAAAACATATCTTCTTGAAGATGAAGGGAAAGAACCTGTTATTTATAATTCTGGAAATCCTGAAGAAGCTGTTTTAGTTGATACATTGCCAAAAAGTGTAAGAAGGTTTTTTAAAAAGGAGATTGATAAAAAAGTTAAATGA
- the mazG gene encoding nucleoside triphosphate pyrophosphohydrolase, whose protein sequence is MNTIQDKLEAFKKILEIMDDIREKCPWDKEQTNETLRAMTIEETYELVDAVLENDVNGIKKELGDLFLHIIFYSKIASEKKQFDIADVINSLSDKLIYRHPHVFGNEVADNPEDVKKNWEELKLKEKGSGGKVLSGIPSSLPSMIKAVRMQEKARGVGFDWDEKEQVWGKVKEELSEFEEEIKNGDKEKMEDEFGDLMFSLINAARLYDINPDNALERTNRKFIKRFNFLEKNTINKGLSLKDMSLEEMEIVWQKAKNNE, encoded by the coding sequence ATGAATACAATTCAAGATAAATTAGAAGCATTCAAGAAAATTCTTGAAATAATGGATGATATTCGTGAAAAATGTCCTTGGGATAAAGAACAAACAAATGAAACTCTTCGTGCAATGACTATTGAAGAAACATACGAGCTTGTCGATGCAGTTTTGGAAAATGATGTAAACGGAATAAAAAAAGAACTCGGAGATTTATTTTTACATATTATTTTTTATTCAAAAATTGCATCAGAAAAAAAGCAATTTGATATAGCAGATGTTATAAACAGTCTTTCAGATAAGCTGATTTACAGGCATCCGCATGTTTTCGGAAATGAAGTTGCCGATAATCCGGAAGATGTTAAAAAGAACTGGGAAGAACTAAAATTAAAAGAAAAAGGAAGCGGAGGAAAAGTTCTCAGCGGAATTCCAAGTTCTTTACCTTCGATGATAAAAGCAGTAAGAATGCAGGAAAAGGCGAGGGGAGTAGGATTCGATTGGGATGAAAAAGAACAAGTTTGGGGAAAAGTAAAAGAAGAATTGTCGGAATTTGAGGAAGAAATAAAAAACGGAGATAAAGAAAAAATGGAAGATGAATTCGGCGACTTGATGTTTTCTTTAATAAATGCTGCTCGATTGTATGATATAAATCCGGATAACGCATTGGAAAGAACTAATCGAAAGTTTATTAAAAGATTTAATTTCTTAGAAAAGAATACAATTAATAAAGGCTTGTCTCTTAAAGATATGAGTTTGGAAGAAATGGAAATTGTTTGGCAGAAAGCAAAAAATAATGAATAA
- a CDS encoding antibiotic biosynthesis monooxygenase, which translates to MITRIVKMKFQEKYIENFKNFTKDIKSIIRNQEGCNYLDILQDVANPEIFFTYSCWNSENDLNNYRNSDFFKNIWPKTKKWFADKPEAWSLVNVNNEDI; encoded by the coding sequence ATGATAACAAGAATAGTTAAAATGAAGTTTCAAGAAAAATATATTGAAAACTTTAAAAACTTTACAAAAGATATAAAAAGTATTATAAGAAACCAAGAAGGTTGCAATTATTTAGATATATTGCAAGATGTTGCAAATCCGGAAATTTTCTTTACATACAGTTGTTGGAATAGCGAAAATGATTTAAATAATTACAGAAATTCGGACTTTTTTAAGAATATTTGGCCGAAAACAAAAAAATGGTTTGCCGATAAACCTGAGGCGTGGAGTTTGGTAAATGTTAATAATGAGGATATATGA